The following are encoded together in the Sulfuricurvum sp. genome:
- a CDS encoding alpha-E domain-containing protein: MAISVNTAQRLYWFGRYVQRAETMLKELVNSYDYVIDRDFEDGRKLYAKLGVEIEYNNALDFLKQGVYGTYGGSVEDIINWARENAIESRHLLDERGFSTLNKIHNQLVAGRDKAVSPSNLEEIIDNCSLILGIFSTELDRTRAYQLIRFGQQIERFDLILRLYGEIEMVAADIDVINTIARQLNRNYRPINITTSDISKFLLFLNSVVDRVIVKESSQTQSQGE, from the coding sequence ATGGCAATCTCGGTTAATACAGCGCAACGACTCTATTGGTTCGGTCGTTATGTACAACGTGCTGAAACGATGCTCAAAGAGTTAGTCAACAGTTATGATTATGTAATAGATCGTGATTTTGAGGATGGGCGAAAACTCTATGCTAAACTGGGAGTAGAAATTGAGTATAACAATGCACTTGATTTTCTCAAACAAGGGGTATATGGAACGTATGGCGGGAGTGTAGAAGATATTATTAACTGGGCGCGTGAAAATGCTATAGAGTCGCGTCATTTACTCGATGAGAGAGGTTTCTCAACCCTCAATAAAATTCATAATCAACTTGTTGCCGGACGTGATAAGGCGGTTAGCCCTAGCAACCTTGAAGAGATTATTGATAACTGTAGCCTTATACTTGGAATATTTTCAACAGAGCTTGATCGAACCCGAGCGTATCAGTTGATACGATTCGGACAGCAAATAGAGCGTTTTGATTTGATATTACGTTTGTATGGTGAAATCGAGATGGTGGCAGCTGATATTGATGTGATTAATACTATCGCCAGACAGTTGAATCGCAATTATCGTCCAATCAATATAACGACTTCGGATATTTCAAAATTTTTGCTATTTCTTAACAGTGTTGTTGATCGTGT